Genomic segment of Rhodohalobacter mucosus:
AATAACCGATCCCAGAAAAAAAGATCTCTCCCCGACAGAACTTGATTTTGGGCCCCTTTCGTTTTTGATTCCCCGTCACTTTGGTTTTTGCTACGGAGTGGAAAACGCCATCGATATTGCGTATCGCACGGTAGAGCAGAATCCGGAGAAAAATATCTACCTGCTCAGTGAGATGATTCACAATCCAACGGTGAACGAAGATCTTGAGAAAAAAGGCGTAAAATTTCTATTCGAAACGGATGGCAGCATTCGTATCCCTTTTGATGACCTTGATGCGGAAGATATCGTGATTGTCCCTGCTTTCGGCACCACACTTGAGATTCAGGAACAGCTTCAGGCAAAAGGAATTGATCCCTACCAGTACAACACCACCTGCCCGTTTGTTGAAAAAGTATGGAAAAGAGGGAATCAACTGGGTAAAAAAGGGTATAGCCTGGTTGTACATGGCAAGCATGAACATGAGGAGACCCGCGCAACCTTTTCACACAGCGCCGACCATTCGGCAGTCGTAGTAGTGCTCAATCCGGAAGAAGCGCAAATCCTTGCCGAGATCATGACCGAAAAGCGTCCGCTCGACGATTTTGATACCTATTTCGGCCACAAAAGTACGGAAGGATTCAACCCTCTTAAAGACCTGGAGCACTTCGGGGTTATCAACCAAACCACCATGCTGGCTACCGAAACCCAAAAAGTGATGGACATCCTGAAAGAGGCGGCCCGTGAGCGCTTCGGCGAAGAGAACGTACAAAATCACTTCGCTGACACATCAGACACCCTGTGTTATGCCACAAACGAAAATCAGTCGGCCACCTATGCACTTGCGGATGCAAACCCGGACCTTGCGGTTGTTGTGGGCGGATACAACTCCTCGAATACCATGCACCTGGTTGAAATTCTGGAGCACCACTGCCCTACGTTTCATATTCGCGATGCGGGTGAGTTTGATTCTCCAGACCGAATTCACCACTTCAATCAATGGAAGAAAAAGATCATGCTCACCGAAAACTGGCTGCCTCAGGAGAGAAACAGCCTGAAAATAGCGCTGACTTCCGGGGCCTCATGCCCCGATGTTCTGGTTGATGAGGTGCTGTTAAAGATACTCACCTTCTTTCCAAAAGCGCGAAGTGTGGAAGATGTGATCAGCCCATTTGAGGAGTCAGCCGTCGAGGAGTAGGAGCCCGCAGACTGCTTAAGCTGATCATTTCAATCCGGGATAATATTAAAATATGAAACGCGCGTTGGCTGGATGCTTCTGAGTCTGACGTTGAATTCGTCCGATATCTTCTCAACCTGTGGTGTAATAAATCCCGTGGTATCCCTTTCAAGCTCTTCGTAGTCTACGTAGACGGAAAATGGACGGGTACCCTGAACATCGGAATAGAGCTCTATAGGAACATCAAACCTGACTGTAACGGATGATGGATTGTACGTGACAGCCTTGCCGGCCGGCAGGTTCCGGGTTCTTACAGGAATTCTCGCCTCAGCCTCTGTATATTCCGACACATCCACGCGAAGCGTAACTTCCGTCGGTTCAACGGAAATATTAGACTCTGCGGATTCAAGCTGAATAGTTTCTTCAAAGCTGCGGTTGATATCATCAAAACCGGTCTGAACCGTTTGCCATGAGTCAATTTCATCCAGGCGGGATGTTGCAGCCGTCACGGTCACGCTGTCCGGCTCCAGTGCGGGATCCTGCAAAAGGCCAAACTGGCTTCGAAAATCAAGCTGTACACTGGAGACCACTGGAACGCGTTTAGACGCTTTTTCTTCCGTTTCAATCGTGATCACAACCGGATCAACCTGCAAAATATTCAGATTTGAGAATGCCCCCATCTGATTACGCACCTGCTCGTTGAGATTAATCTGCCTGGCTTCGGCAGCAATACTGATGCGCGGAGGATTGGTATATACCGGAAGCAGGTTCCACCCCTCACCCGTCACATTTACGGATGCATGTTCCGGTATATCGCTGCTCAGAGCAAGATTTTC
This window contains:
- a CDS encoding 4-hydroxy-3-methylbut-2-enyl diphosphate reductase, translated to MARKEFDIPDIYRSPVIRKVKEANQITDPRKKDLSPTELDFGPLSFLIPRHFGFCYGVENAIDIAYRTVEQNPEKNIYLLSEMIHNPTVNEDLEKKGVKFLFETDGSIRIPFDDLDAEDIVIVPAFGTTLEIQEQLQAKGIDPYQYNTTCPFVEKVWKRGNQLGKKGYSLVVHGKHEHEETRATFSHSADHSAVVVVLNPEEAQILAEIMTEKRPLDDFDTYFGHKSTEGFNPLKDLEHFGVINQTTMLATETQKVMDILKEAARERFGEENVQNHFADTSDTLCYATNENQSATYALADANPDLAVVVGGYNSSNTMHLVEILEHHCPTFHIRDAGEFDSPDRIHHFNQWKKKIMLTENWLPQERNSLKIALTSGASCPDVLVDEVLLKILTFFPKARSVEDVISPFEESAVEE
- a CDS encoding CdaR family protein, with product MNIFTFISERIKEFFKSGSSGTPEEGDDSNFFGRERVIVFSIAFLIAMGLWFMVNLSREFNITVEVPIQLVNLPENLALSSDIPEHASVNVTGEGWNLLPVYTNPPRISIAAEARQINLNEQVRNQMGAFSNLNILQVDPVVITIETEEKASKRVPVVSSVQLDFRSQFGLLQDPALEPDSVTVTAATSRLDEIDSWQTVQTGFDDINRSFEETIQLESAESNISVEPTEVTLRVDVSEYTEAEARIPVRTRNLPAGKAVTYNPSSVTVRFDVPIELYSDVQGTRPFSVYVDYEELERDTTGFITPQVEKISDEFNVRLRSIQPTRVSYFNIIPD